The Serinus canaria isolate serCan28SL12 chromosome Z, serCan2020, whole genome shotgun sequence genomic interval aaaaacccaggtTCCTGGGACCAGAGGGAATATTTGCAGCAAGGATGACTTATTGTCAGTGGAGAAGGACCAAACTAGAGAGCTCTTTTAAAAACTAGACATATATAAGGCCAGAGGACAAACAGGATAGACCACAACCCGTGCTGAGGAAGCTGGTTGGTGCCATTGTGAGGCCACTGTCAGTTACCTTTGAACAGTCATGGCAAGTGAGAGAAGTTCCTGAAGACTGAAAGAGAGCAAGTATTACCCCTATCTTCAAGTAGGCCAAGAAGGAAGATCCAGAGAACTATAGGCTGCTAAACCTCATCTCAGTCCCTGGGAAGGGGATGAAGAAAATTCTCTGAGAAAGCATTTCCCAAGATCTGAAAGGCAAGATAGTCATCAGGAGTGGTCAGCATGGATTTATAAAGGGGACATTATGCTTGACCAACATGGTAGCCATCTCCAATAATGAGATTAGTTTATTGGTGAAGAGGAGAGACATGGGCTTTGTGTATTGGACTTCAGGAAAGGCTTTCATTCGTGTCTCTTGTAATACCATCATAGACAAGCTGACAAAGTATAGGACAGATGAGTAAAGATTGAGGCAGATGGAGAACTGAATGAAGTTCCAGATCCAGGGGGTTGTAATCGGTGCCACGAACCCCAGGGGTCATCATGGGAGACAACAGAGTTCAACACCTTCATTAAAGACCTGGATGATGGAACAGAATGTGCCTGTGCCATGTTTGCAGATAACAAACTGGAAGCAGTAGTTGATGCACCACATCAACTACTGCTTCCAGTAGTTACTGCTGCTACTGGTTTTGCTGACATAGAAATGGGCAGAGAGGAAACTCAGGAAGTTCAGCAAGCAGAAGAGCCAAGTCCTGCATCTGGGGAGCAATGAtggcaggctgggggctggtaggaaacagaaatagaaattggTTTGTCTCTTGTTTCACAGGACTTCCAGGGCCTGATAATGAGGGAAGGGGTATGAACACATGACTTGCTTGGTCACAGAGAGTCATGGCTGCTTGTCTCATAAGATGGAGTTAATTAAGCTAACCACATTatcaggggctgggagcagagctgaagcaGGACCCAGGCACCagatggccctgcttgagcagagagCTGTACCAGATGACTTCCAGTCTCAGCCCCTCTGTGATCCTGTGCAGTCAAACTATGAGTTATCCCTCTTATATCTGTGTTGTTTCTAACATTGCTACTCctttttttagctttgtttcCTGGGGCCTTTAGCTGTTGCATGAAAATTTCGAATGAAATTTCCAAAGGAATTCTCAGAAGAGTGGAGAGATTTGAAATCCAGAAAGCTGGTGGCCTGTGTCACCTAGAGGCTGTTATGTAAGAGATATTTTGTGTCCTTCACTGTGAAAGGGATACTGCAAGTTAAAACCTATCGCACAGCATTTAAATAAGTAGAATCTTGGAAAGCTAACACAAATTCAAAACCCTGTGTTTTATGTGATTTAAGAACTGTCCTTCC includes:
- the CCL28 gene encoding C-C motif chemokine 28; translation: MVAISNNEISLLVKRRDMGFVYWTSGKAFIRVSSLFPGAFSCCMKISNEISKGILRRVERFEIQKAGGLCHLEAVILHMKGRKLCVNPWNRKVEKMMRKMKHKIHRSKSHVKKQRTKRTKEKEQKQ